GACAGCGAGTTCACCGAGGTCGGACCACCGCCGCTGCTCACCGAGCACGGCATTGTGCTGGTTTATAATGGCAAGAACCGGGACCACGCCGCTGGCGGCGATCCGAAGCTGCCCACTGGTGCCTACGCCTGCGGCCAGGCGCTCTTCGACAAGGATGATCCCACGAAACTGCTCACGCGACTCGATCGCCCGTTTTTCCAACCTGAGCTCGATTGGGAAACCGCCGGCCAATACGAGGCGGGCACCACCTTTGCCGAAGGTCTGGTCTTTTTTGAAGGCCGCTGGCTCCTCTACTACGGCTGCGCCGACACCTTTGTCGGCTGTGCACAGACTTCAGCTTAGAAATCGGGTGAGTCCTTCAGTTTTAGTGAAATAGGACGGGAAGGATGCGCGGCTGGAAAGGCGAATACTGAAGGCCCATCCCCTTTCGGTCATTTGCACGCATTTGGCAATTTGACGAGTATTCGTCACGGAAACGTCGCGGCGCGTTTATTGCATTGGGAGTGGTCTGGTCCTCGTCTGATGCGGGCCATTTTGATCAGCCCGCCGCCATCCGAGTTCTCGCTTCACCATGCCGCCTCTTCGTTTTTTCCGCGTTCGATTTTGTTTCTGTTTCCTGGCGTGGATGCTCGGGTTGGTCGCATCGCTGCAGGCGGACGAACGCATTCGCATCGTGGCGGCCAATCTCACCAGCGGTAACGCCCAGAGCTACGATGCTGGTCACGGCGGTCGGATCCTGCAGGGACTCCAGCCAGATGTCGTGCTGGTGCAGGAATTCAACTACCTGAACCACACGACGGCGGATCTCCGCGCGTGGGTGGACGCGAATTTCGGCGCATCGTTTTCCTACATGCGCGAGCCCAACGCCGGCCAGATCCCCAACGGCGTTGTGAGCCGCTACCCGATTCTCGCCTCTGGAAAATGGGAGGATTCCAATGTGAGCAATCGCGATTTCGCCTGGGCGCGGATCGATATTCCGGGCGACCGCGATCTGTGGGTGATCAGCGTGCACCTCCTCACCACCAGCGCCTCGAATCGCAACGCCGAGGCGTCGCAGATTCTCAACTACATCACGGCGCAGGGCATCCCGGCCGCTGATTACGTGGTGCTCGGCGGCGATTTTAACACCGTCAGCAACACCGAGGCGTGCATCGACACGCTGTCGTCTTACTTCGTGACCAGCGGTTCCTGGCCGGTCGATCAGGCGGGCAACGGCGGCACCAATCGCAACCGCGACAAGCCCTATGACCGCGTGCTGGCCGACACGGATCTGAACGCCCGCAAGGTCCCCGTGGTCCTCGGTTCGCAGAGCTTCCCCAACGGCCTCGTCTTCGACAGCCGCGTTTATTCGCCCTTGCCGTCGCCGGTGCTGGAGAGCGACAGCGCCGCGACCAACATGCAGCACATGGCGGTGGTGCGGGACTTCATGATTCCCACCACCAGCGCGCCGGCGGTTCCGGCGATCTACAGCGCCGCCAACGCCAGCGGCACGGCCGGACAGACGTTCAGTTATCAAATCGCGGCAACCAACACCCCGACAACATTCGGCGCCAGTGGTCTGCCGTCAGGGTTGAGCGTCAACACCGCCAGCGGCCTCATCTCCGGCACGCCAGCCGCGGCGGGCAATGCCACCGTCTCGCTCTCCGCGACCAACGCGAGCGGCACGGGCACGGCCACCCTGGCTCTCACCATCGTCGCCGCCGGCAGCGGCGGCGGGGGAGGGCAACCGGGCGTGGAGTTGCTGCGCGAGGATTTCGCGGCGCTGACGACCGGCAGCGACACGTCCAGCAGCGGCCCCAGCGGCACTTCGCAGAGCACCTTCGCGCCCAACTTTCCCTCCACCGCCCAGTTCTTTCCCGCTGGAGGCACGGTCAAACTGGGCAGCGGTTCAAACGTCGGTTCGATGACCAGCAAAGTTCTCAATCTCAGCGGCTCAGGCGGAGCCTTCACCGTGAGTTTCAAGGTCAAGGGATGGACCGCGGTTGAGGGCGATATCACGGTGACCGTCACCGGCCTGATCGCGCAAACGGTCACCTACACCAACACGCTTGCCGATGGTTACGTGACCAAGACGCTCAACTTCACGGGCGGCACGACCAACTCGACCGTCACCATCGCCACCACGGCGAAGCGGGCCTTTATCGACGACGTGGTGGTTGCCAGCGCCGCAATCCCCGCCACCCCGACGCTCGCCACCAGCGGCACGCTCGCGGCGGTGAACACCATCTATGGCACCGCTTCATCGACACCCACCAGCTTCAGTGTTTCCGGAGCAGATCTCACTGCGGGCATCCTCGTAACGCCGCCCGCGGGCTTCGAGGTTTCGCAGACGACCGGCGGCGCGTCCGGCTACGCCTCCACGCAAACCGTGGGCGCGTCGGGCACCGTGGCGTCCACGACGATTTACGTGCGCCTCGCGGCGAGCACCGCGGCGGGTAATTATGTGGGCGTGGTGACCTGTTCCAGTGTCAGCGCCTCATCGGCGACCGTGCCGGTGGCGGCCAGCACGGTTGCCCGCCGGTCTTTGGTCGTCACCGCGCAAGATCGCAGCAAGCCCTTCGGCGAAGTGTGGAGCGCGGGCACCTCCGCGTTCACGGCGTCGGGTCTCGTGTCAGGACAGACCATCGCCGCGGTTGTGCTCAGCACGGTCGGCGGCACGGCGGCCTACGATGCCGCAGGAAGCTATTCGATTTTCCCCTCGAATGCTTCCGGCGGCAGTTTCACCGCCGCCAACTATAGTATTTCCTACGTGCAAGGCACGCTGACGGTGACCGCTCCGACCTTCGCGGAGTGGGCCGACGGACTGGCCGACGCCACCCCAGCAGGTGATCCCGATGGCGACGGCATGGTCAATCTCCTCGAGTATTATCAAGGGCTCGACCCCGAGGTGTCGGACGGCCTTGCGCCGCAGATCCAGTTCAACGGGGCCGAGCTGTCTTTCGAGTATCGTCACAGCAAGACGGCCAACGGCGTGACCGGCGCCGTGGAATGGACCACCGACCTCGCGGGCACCGCCGTGTGGTCCGACGAGGAGGTCACCGATGAGTTGATCGAGACCTTCGACCTCTACGAACTCCGCCGCGCCACCGTGCCGGTGACCGCCGCCGAAACCAAGAAATTCTTACGCCTCCGAATCAGCCAGCCCTGAGCCCAGAGTCAGCAAGGAAGACTTAAATAGTATCTAGCGGCGTGGCCCTTTGGATTGACTCCCTCTTTTGCTCTACTGCTAGACGGTCCCCGGAAGGTCAGATTTGGGTCTGCAAGAGGGCATTGAGATTATAATGAGCGAAGACTTTCCTGATTTGGAGATCATTGCCGCCACCCACGACGTTGCTTTGTGAGAGAGAGGTTTTTTGCGAGTGACGGGTGGTGGGCAACTGACGGTTTTTACCCGGCAGCTTTTTGACTTTGGAACCGGCTAAAAGCGCCATGGCCTTGAGCCAGACATCATCAGCGTGGGGACAGAGGGATTGAAAGAGGGCTATATTGGTGACGTCCGGGTGAAGGGAACCGGGCGGGTAAAGCACGCCGACATGACCGGTAGGGAAAAGCAACGTCGAGGGGCCGGTGTGTTGAGTCTCCCATTCCCATTCCTTGTAGTTCTGGATTTCGCCGGTGCTGCTCAAACGCATGTGATGAGCCCGGTAACAATGAATATGGGCGGGCTCGGCAGCGAAGGCATCATAGAGCCGGGCAAAAAGATCGGGCGGATAATGGGCATCGTCGTCCACTGTGAGAATAGGCAGGTCGGGAAAATCCCGCAGCGCATGAATTATTTTGGTATAGGGCCGAGGTCGGGTGCTCTCCTTATTTCCAAGCCACGACGGGACTGGCGCCGCAAGGCCGTGGAAATTTCTCGATCTTTGACCGAGTCATCGATCCAGAGAATCAGCCGCAGCGGTTGCACGGTCTGGCCCAGCAGGGTTTCAATGGCGATGTGGACCCGTTTCAGGCGTTCGCCGTAAGTCGTGAGGGAAACAATGAACGGACGGGTGACTGCGGGGAGCGCGGTGCGCGGACGTTTCGAGTAGCGTGCCAGTAAAGCAAGGCGGGCTTCGCGCTTCCGATCGGGCAGAGTGCTCATTTCCTGATTCATCCTTCGGCGAATACGCTCAATCAAGGACAGCCTAAGTGATGGGGACTGAGACATGGCGCGGGGATGAAGGAGAATCGGGAGATAAGAGTCTTTGATGTGGATTTGCAGGTGAAATTTGCAAAGCAACTACGTCGCTCTTTTTGGCCCATGTCGGATCGGAGGCGGCCAGAGCCCCTTACGCTCGATCCTATTTCCAAGGATAGGAGACCCGCGGCCTAAGGGGTGAACGCGTTCGGCTTCACGGTGCGTAGAGCACGCGATCCAGGAAGGTGATTGCGGCTTTCTCGGCGCCGGCGTCGAAGAGGAAACCGGTGATGTGTCCGCGGTTTTTTATCCAATAAACGGGTTCGTGAGAAACACCGGCGGCAGTGAGAGCCGCTTCGAAGCGGACGGCGTGCTCGGTGGGAACCAGTTTGTCGTTGCCCGCGTGATAGAGGAATACGGGCGGGGAGCCGGCCGAGATATGATTGATCGGTGACGCCTCGCGAAAGGTGGCGGGGATTTGGTCGATCGTGCCACCGAGGAATGCGGGCACCAGATCGCCGCCGGGATAAAGCGTGAGATCGCTCGGCGCGCCTCCGGCGACGATGGCCTGCACCCGCAGTTCGGGCGGCCCATCCATCAAGCCGACCAATGCCGCGAGGTGTCCGCCGGCCGAATATCCGAAGGTCGCGACCCGGTCTGTCCGCAGACGATACTCATCGGCGTGGGCATGCAACCAGCGCAAGGCCTCGCGGAGATCCTCGACCGGCGCGGGATAGGTGAATGCGGGCGCACCGCGATAGGCCGCGTTCATCACGACGTAGCCGCGGGCGGCGAGTTGTTTCGCGATGGATTTCATCTGGTAGCGGTTGTCGGAAGGTTTCCAGCCACCGCCGTAGATCAGGAGCACGCCAGGAAACGGCCCGGCGCCTTTGGGTAAGTAAAGATCGGCCTCCAATGCCTGCGGCCAAGTGGCCGGCGTATAAACGATATCGTCCTGTCGGATATAACTCGTCTGACGCGCCGGAGCGGGTTGTCGGCTGCCGCTGGCGCAGCCGGTCATTGATGCGAACAACCCAAGGCAGGCGAGGGCGACAAAAGGGGCGACGGCAATTTTCATAAAGGCGTGCAGCAGCAGACCCTCAATTCCCCGAATGGTCGCGAATCTTGTTGTGCCGACCATCCTTCTTGCCGACGTGCGCGGCTACGACGACGCTCAAGCCATGGCCAAGTATCTCATTTCGTTTCCTGCGGAAGCCATGCAGTTAACGCCCGCGGATCTTCAGCAGGCATCCATCGACTCTCACGCGGTGGTTGCCGAGGCAAAGGCGGCGGGCGTGTGGGTGTTTGGCGGTGGCATCGATGAGAGCGTCGCGCCCGTGTTGGTTTCTGGGGACGGTTCGGTCTCGCCGACGATTCACCCGGGCAGCCGGTTGACGGGTGGGTTTGCGGTGTTGGAAATTGCGACACGCGACTCAGCGCTCGAGTGGGCACGGAGGTTCGCGGTGGCTTGCCGCACGTCACAGGAATTACGCGTGTTCCTGTTCAATCCGGAGAGCTGAGGGTGGCGGGTGGTCCCTTTGGCTCGCATCTAGCGGCCTGATCGCCTCGGCTCGACGGCCCATAGATCGCGAAGACTAACAAAATGTCTTATTATTGATCGCCTCTCGCACACGGGTGATCATTTCCGGGTTCGCTTGGGATATCAGGCAGGCCAAGGAAGTGCGTCGGGTGGTTCCGTCTTCTTGGCGCACGTTCAAGTGCAGGGTGATTTCTTCGTCGGTCGTCTCGGTGATCAATGAGTCGATGAACTTCCACGGAAGCAGGTGGCCGTTGTTGAAGCCGTTTTGGATAAACAGGCCATGGCGCACCGGCTGCCAGCGCGTGAGAAAGTGGGGAGCGAAGCGCGGCACATGGCTTAAAAACAGCGGAAGATAAATCATCAGGCTCACAGCAAACGGGGCCAATAACAGGCCGGTGATCAGTCGGGTGGGCGGAGCTTCGTCCGCACCCGCGTGGTAGACAATCCACAATCCCAACAGTCCAAGCAGCGGGCCAAGAATCAATGTAGTGCGAAGAACGGGCCATGCTCCCTTTCTTAACTCCTGTTGACGAAGTGGAAGCACGCGCTGTGTTTCGTGGAAGATGAGTTTGGCTTTGGCCATGGTCGCTTTTCGTGAATGGGGTCAGGCCGAGTATTATTGTATTTTGCTATTTCTGGATCGGCTCATCATCGAGCGTGCAGTGCCTTCTGCACCGAGTGCCAATTCTCGCGTCAGCCAGGAAACGGACGCGCCGCTTTCCGTGCGCACGGACTGGGCAAGCTTAAGCTTCCACGGGGCGGTCTTGGGTGCAGCCAAAGCTTCGGTCTGATTGCGGCCGGTCTCACGGAGTTTCTTGTCGAGCAACTCCCGCCATTGTGCCTCACGCAAAGCACGCGCTTCCTGAGAGGCCAATCCTGGCGTCAACGCCATGCTCTTATGCTCGGCGGCCAGCGTGCGTTGCCAGTCCGTTCCGCCGATGGCCCAGCCCGTGGAAAACGCTTCATATCCAAGGCGTTTTTGTTCCTCTTGGTTGGCCGCCAGTGCGATCAAGTGCTCGACGTAGCCCGACCACCCATCGGGCGTATCGCTCCAGCCACGCCCGTTCAAAGCCCCCTCGGGGTCCAGTCCGGCAAACCGCGGTCCTCTGAGAAAACGCGCCAGACTACTCCAGCGAAACGCTCCGACTTGGGAAGCTTCTACGACCTGGGCTCTCACTGGATTGAGATGCACATAATCGATCACATGCCCCATGACACGCGCATCTTCAATCGGAAGGGCCTGATAACGCCCTTGGAAAAGATGCCCGCGCTCCTGGCGGAAGCGATTAAACCGGGTTGCCGTGGTGCTCATCAGCCAATGCATCCCCTCGGTCAGGTTCGGTTGCGGCGTCTCCACGACCAAATGAAAGTGATTGCTCATCAAAGCATACGCCTGCAACCGCCACCCATATAAAGCTACCGCCTCCTCCAGCGTCTGCACAAAGGACTGCGCCGCACCGACAGTTTCAAAGACATCGCGGCGATAGTTGCCGCGGTTGATGACGTGGTAGATCGCGCCGGGGTATTCGAGCCTCAGTTTTCTGGCCATGAGGGGATTGCGGCGAATCGGGCGGGGCGTTCAAGGCAGAAATACAACAATACTCGGCCTGACCCCCTTGGCTCGACGCGACAGCCTTAACTTCGGCACCGGCGCCGTGTTGATGGAAGCTTCCGAGACAATGACAGTCAACGGCAGCACTCTGACCATGGGCGGTGTGATCAGCAGCAGCGAAGGCGGCGGAATCACCAAGGCCGGTGCAGGCACGCTCGAGCTCGGCGGAGCCAACCTCTACAACGGCGCCACCTTGGTCAATGCGGGCACCCTGCTCGTCAACGGCTCGCTCGCCTCCGGCAGCGTGGTGACGGTGAACTCGGGCGGAACGCTGGGCGGCTCCGGCACGATCAACGGCGCGACCACCATCGCCACCGGCGGCACGCTCGCCCCCGGTAACAGCCCCGGCCTGCTTACCTTTGGCAGCAACCTCACCCTGGCCACCGGTAGCACCACCGTCTTCCAAATCGACGGCACCAATCGCGGCACCACCTACGATGCGATCAACCTCACCACTGGCACGTTAACCTACGACGGTGCGTTCAATCTGGTCTTCGGCACGACCGTCCAGGATGGCACCGCCCTCGATTTCTTCCGCCTGTCGGGTAACGGAAGCACTGGCAGTTTTTCGTCGATTCTCGCGAGCGGCAGCTATAGCGGCCTGTTTACGAACGACGGCGGCGTGTGGACGCTCGTCAACGGAGCGCAAACGCTCACGTTCTCGCAGACCACAGGCGATCTTTCGTTTTCCAGTGCCGCCGTCCCCGAGCTCTCGACCTACACGGCACTTTTCGGCGCGTGCTCCCTCGGCGTCGCCGCGTGGCAACGCCGGCGGAAGTTGCGGGCGGCGTGAGTGCCCCCTCTGCCGGAACGTTCCAGTCGAATGCAGGACCGGCGCTGCACCGGGGTGGCGTCCGGCAATTTCAGTGGCGATTCGGGCTTGCGACGGCCACGTCTCCTCAGCGCTCCATCGCCGCGCGCAGACGGGCCAACGCAGCGCGGCCGAGAGTGAGCCGCCGCGGAAATGGGGTCGGTCCGTCAGTTGTCGAAAAAATAGGGTTGGTTTGAGGCGGGGCTTAAAAATTCGAATACTGAAGGCCCGACCCCTTTGGCTCGACGCGCGCCTGTGTTGGTTTCTGGCGACGGTTCGGTCTCGCCGACGATTCACCCGGGCAGCCGGTTGACGGGTGGGTTTGCGGTGTTGGAAATCGCGACGCGCGACTCAGCGGTCGAGTGGGCACGGAAGCTCGCGGTGGCTTGCCGCACGTCGCAGGAATTGCGCGTTTTCCCGTTCAATCCGGAGAGCTGAGGCTGAAGGGTGGTCCCTTTGGCTCGATGGGACCTGAAAACTAGCATCTAGCGGCCTGACCCTTCGCTCGACTCCCATCGGCTCGATGCAACACTGGGGTGGATCATGCCTAACGTAGCGGTTTTACACCGCCTCTGCGTCCTAATCCGAATGCTATACGATAAACGTCAGGCATCTGTATGCGGCCATCACTCAATTGCTGAACGATGCCTAGATCTTCCAAATCAATTAGCACGCCCATTCCACCTTCTCCGAGGCGAGGAGGGGGGAGTTTTACGTCGCCCTGTATACTTGCAGTTTTTAGTGTCTTAATGACATTGCTCCCTGACCATAATTCCATAATTTGGTCTACTTCACAGGGGACGGAAATACTGCTGAGGGGTTCTATAAGCGATTTCACCCACGGGTAGTCTTCGATCACCTCAGCAACCCGGATTTGAGAGGCTGCTTGAACCCCTGTTTGTATGGATTTGTAATGGAGCGGGTATTCCCACCCATGCGGCAGATCGCCAGCCGCAGCCCTACGAAGTGCCGCGGAGAAACTACGCGGGCTTACCTGTTCGCGACCATCAAGAAGGTGATTTGGTAGCCATGTATACGGATAGCCGCGTTTATTTCCGCTTCCCATTGCTGGGCCTGCAATGGCGTGAAATGCGTTTCTTTGAGTAACCTCATCTATTCTAAGGATGCTGGGTAATATCCAGGTATTAGTGGTTTTGTCTTCTTTCCAGCTCAATCCATAATGCTTTTTAAAGTGGATGCGTATTTCTTCACCGCTATTTTGTGCATTACCTAAACATTGAAATAATAGAGCATATAGGTCTACACTTCGCCAGGTGAGCGTTACCTTTCTGGCTAACAATTTTGAAGAGTCTGGAAATGCTAAAATTTCCTTGTCCTCTATCATGTCAGGACGAACAAATAGCTTGAGTCTGATGGCGCGACAGCTGCGAATATCTAGAGCAAGTTGAAAAAGAGCCTTTGCCAAGGGGCGAATTGAAACCCAATCGTTTGCTAGCCTATCTAAGGCATCAAACAATACTAGATGGAGTCTCTTTGCCTTTAAAAGGGCGCAATCAGCGTTTTCAAG
This portion of the Rariglobus hedericola genome encodes:
- a CDS encoding endonuclease/exonuclease/phosphatase family protein; protein product: MPPLRFFRVRFCFCFLAWMLGLVASLQADERIRIVAANLTSGNAQSYDAGHGGRILQGLQPDVVLVQEFNYLNHTTADLRAWVDANFGASFSYMREPNAGQIPNGVVSRYPILASGKWEDSNVSNRDFAWARIDIPGDRDLWVISVHLLTTSASNRNAEASQILNYITAQGIPAADYVVLGGDFNTVSNTEACIDTLSSYFVTSGSWPVDQAGNGGTNRNRDKPYDRVLADTDLNARKVPVVLGSQSFPNGLVFDSRVYSPLPSPVLESDSAATNMQHMAVVRDFMIPTTSAPAVPAIYSAANASGTAGQTFSYQIAATNTPTTFGASGLPSGLSVNTASGLISGTPAAAGNATVSLSATNASGTGTATLALTIVAAGSGGGGGQPGVELLREDFAALTTGSDTSSSGPSGTSQSTFAPNFPSTAQFFPAGGTVKLGSGSNVGSMTSKVLNLSGSGGAFTVSFKVKGWTAVEGDITVTVTGLIAQTVTYTNTLADGYVTKTLNFTGGTTNSTVTIATTAKRAFIDDVVVASAAIPATPTLATSGTLAAVNTIYGTASSTPTSFSVSGADLTAGILVTPPAGFEVSQTTGGASGYASTQTVGASGTVASTTIYVRLAASTAAGNYVGVVTCSSVSASSATVPVAASTVARRSLVVTAQDRSKPFGEVWSAGTSAFTASGLVSGQTIAAVVLSTVGGTAAYDAAGSYSIFPSNASGGSFTAANYSISYVQGTLTVTAPTFAEWADGLADATPAGDPDGDGMVNLLEYYQGLDPEVSDGLAPQIQFNGAELSFEYRHSKTANGVTGAVEWTTDLAGTAVWSDEEVTDELIETFDLYELRRATVPVTAAETKKFLRLRISQP
- a CDS encoding autotransporter-associated beta strand repeat-containing protein; this encodes MARRDSLNFGTGAVLMEASETMTVNGSTLTMGGVISSSEGGGITKAGAGTLELGGANLYNGATLVNAGTLLVNGSLASGSVVTVNSGGTLGGSGTINGATTIATGGTLAPGNSPGLLTFGSNLTLATGSTTVFQIDGTNRGTTYDAINLTTGTLTYDGAFNLVFGTTVQDGTALDFFRLSGNGSTGSFSSILASGSYSGLFTNDGGVWTLVNGAQTLTFSQTTGDLSFSSAAVPELSTYTALFGACSLGVAAWQRRRKLRAA
- a CDS encoding alpha/beta hydrolase, whose product is MKIAVAPFVALACLGLFASMTGCASGSRQPAPARQTSYIRQDDIVYTPATWPQALEADLYLPKGAGPFPGVLLIYGGGWKPSDNRYQMKSIAKQLAARGYVVMNAAYRGAPAFTYPAPVEDLREALRWLHAHADEYRLRTDRVATFGYSAGGHLAALVGLMDGPPELRVQAIVAGGAPSDLTLYPGGDLVPAFLGGTIDQIPATFREASPINHISAGSPPVFLYHAGNDKLVPTEHAVRFEAALTAAGVSHEPVYWIKNRGHITGFLFDAGAEKAAITFLDRVLYAP
- a CDS encoding YciI family protein; translation: MAKYLISFPAEAMQLTPADLQQASIDSHAVVAEAKAAGVWVFGGGIDESVAPVLVSGDGSVSPTIHPGSRLTGGFAVLEIATRDSALEWARRFAVACRTSQELRVFLFNPES
- a CDS encoding transposase; this translates as MARKLRLEYPGAIYHVINRGNYRRDVFETVGAAQSFVQTLEEAVALYGWRLQAYALMSNHFHLVVETPQPNLTEGMHWLMSTTATRFNRFRQERGHLFQGRYQALPIEDARVMGHVIDYVHLNPVRAQVVEASQVGAFRWSSLARFLRGPRFAGLDPEGALNGRGWSDTPDGWSGYVEHLIALAANQEEQKRLGYEAFSTGWAIGGTDWQRTLAAEHKSMALTPGLASQEARALREAQWRELLDKKLRETGRNQTEALAAPKTAPWKLKLAQSVRTESGASVSWLTRELALGAEGTARSMMSRSRNSKIQ